A stretch of DNA from Saccharospirillum mangrovi:
TCGTCCAACAGACGATGCACGTGTTCACGGGCGTCGACATCACGCCAGGCCCGGATCAATTGCCCGTCTTCGTCGATCAGGAAAGTGGATCGAACCAGGCTGTGAATCTGCCGGCCGAACATTTCCTTTTCGCGCAGAACGCCAAACATTCGACACAGCGCTTCGTTGCTGTCGGAGATCAATTCAAAGGGCAGGCTTTGCGCCCGTTTGAATTCTTCCTGGCTTTCCAAGTCATCGCGGCTGACTCCAAACACCAGAATGCCCTGACGGCGGAAACGCTGATAATTGGCACCAAAGTTTTGAGTTTCGATGGTGCAGGCGGGGGTGTGGTTCTTGGGGTAGAAATACAGCAACACCTTATAACCGCGTAAGGCGCGCAAATGGACGTTCTTGTTGTTTGTCGCAGGTACGACAAAATCGGGCACGACGTGTCCCACTTCGAGCTTCATGGTATTACCTCCCTGAATCCCTCCAGAGTTGAATGGTTCAGTATGGTCGATATTTGACCAAACGCCAGTGGCCCAGCCTTGTGTCCAGACAAGGCGGCCAGTACCATTGCCGCGACAACCAGCTCGCCCGTCGGGCGTCCTATTTCGACGATTTCATCGTTCCGAACCACCCATCCTATCCAGGGAACAGCGGGGAGACGCGTAATTCATGATCACTGGCAGTATTGTGGCCTTGGTGACACCCATGCAGGCAGACGGTTCCGTCTCCTGGGAGCATCTTGAGCAGCTGATCGAGTTCCATATTGACAATGGCACAGCGGCCATCGTTGCCGTTGGCACGACTGGCGAATCCTCGACGCTGGACATGAAGGAACACGAGGAAGTGATCCGTTTTACCGTTGATAAATGCGCCGGCCGTATTCCCGTCATTGCCGGCACCGGTGGTAATTCGACCCGTGAAGCCATGCACTTGACGCGTGTTGCTCAGGCTGCTGGTGTCGACGCCTGTTTGCTGGTGACTCCTTATTACAACAAACCGACTCAGGAAGGTCTGTATCAGCATTACCGGACCATCGCGGAAAACGTCGATGTGCCACAGATTCTCTATAACGTTCCCGGCCGCACCGCTTGCGACATGCAACCGGAAACGACGCTGCGACTGGCTGAAATCCGCAACATCATTGGCATCAAAGAAGCGACCGGGAATCTGGATCGTGCCCGTTTTTTGATTGAAAACGCGCCCAAAGATTTCGCCATTTACAGCGGCGATGACGTCACCGCTATGGAACTGATGTTGCTCGGTGGTCACGGCGATATTTCCGTGACGGCCAACGTCTCCCCCAAAGCTATGTCCAGCTTGTGTGCCGCCGCCATGGCGGGTGATCGCGAATTGGCGACGCGCCTGAACGATCTGCTGATGCCGTTGCATACCCAGTTGTTTGTTGAATCCAATCCCATCCCGGTTAAGTGGGCACTGCACACCATGGGGCTGATCCCCGAAGGCATGCGTTTGCCGCTGACCTGGCTGTCACAAGCGCATCATGAAACCGTTCGCCAAGCGTTGATGGAAGCAGGTGTTATTTAAGGTGTCTAAGTACTCTTTTATTTTTGTCGCGGTGTTGGTGCTGGCAGGTTGTGGTAGCCGTACGGTCAACGTCAGTTATCAACCTCCAGGTAACGCCATGCCCGGTGACTGGTTTCCGGTACCAACAGAGACAGAACGCACGGTGACCGATGGTGAGCGCACCGTGGAACGTCCGCCGCTGGTATTGGCGGATTCCAAAACCATCAACGACAGTGAATCGCCATTAAGCGTGACCGAAACCACCGACAGCTTCGGCAACGTCAGCCTGGCGGTGAATCGCGGCGCCAGCTTGACCTGGGAATTGCTCGATAGCAGCGTAACCCGTCTGGGCTGGCCGGTGTCCGATCGCAACCGTTCGGAATATCGGCTGCAATTACGCGATGCCGATGTCGCCGCGTCCAACGGTATTTTTGCCCGCATGGGTCGCCTGTTTGATGACGAGCACCAGCCGGTACATCTGATCCTGGTGCCGCGTATCGATCAGACCACCATTTCCGCTGAATTCGAAGATGGCACAGTGCTGCCGCAGGAAGACAACCAGCGGTTAATGGCGCAGCTTCGGGAACAGATGCGCCAAGGAGGCTGAGGTGCGCTTCACCTCCCTGGGCAGTGGCAGCAAGGGCAATGCAACACTGATTGAGTCGGGCGAAACGCGCCTGTTGATCGATTGCGGTTTTGGCCTGCGCGATGTCGAAGAACGACTGCATCGTCGCGGCGTCGCACCGGAATCACTGACGGCCATACTGGTGACTCACGAGCATGGCGATCACCTCAAAGGCGCGCCCATGTTGGCGAATCGCTATCGTCTGCCGCTTTACACCACACCGGGTACGGCGCGTTCATTCAAAACGCCGGTGCCGACTTATCAAGCCATCAATGTTCATCAGTCGTTTCGTTTGGGCGACATCGACGTCGAGCCGGTAACGGTGCCTCACGATGCGCGTGAACCCAGTCAGTTTGTATTTCAGGCCGGCAACTATCGTCTGGGTTTGTTGACTGACCTGGGCAGCGTTACATCGCTGGTGCGAGAACGTTATCGGCAGTGCCAGGCGTTATTGTTGGAGTGCAATCACGATCCGCGCATGCTGGCCGAAGGGCCGTACCCGCCCAGTTTGAAACGACGTGTTGGCGGCGATTGGGGCCATCTGAGCAATCAACAGGCCGCCGATTTGCTGGCCAGTCTTGATTTGTCGGTGTTGCGACATTTGATGATTTCGCACATCAGTGAAAAAAATAACCATCCGGATCTGGCTCGGGCAGCGCTCGATCCAGTCCTGGCTGGCGCCACAGCCGTCGTCCAAACGCTCAGCCAGGACGATGGTTGTGACTGGATCAATCTGGAAACCGTTTAACCACGAGGCCAAACCCATGAACAAAACGGGTGTGTTGTACGCCGGCAAGGCGAAAACTGTCCATACCACTGAAGACCCGGAATTGCTGGTACTGGAATTCCGTAACGACACCTCGGCGTTTGACGGTGAAAAAATCGAACAGCTGGAACGCAAAGGCCAGGTCAATAATGAATTCAACGCCTTCATCATGCAGGCGCTGCAACAGGCGGGCATCAACACCCACTTTGTAAAAGCGTTGTCGCCGACTGAATCGCTGGTCCGAAACATGAAAATGATTCCGGTGGAATGCGTGGTGCGTAACCGAGCTGCCGGCAGTCTGGTGCGTCGTTTGGGCGTAGCCGAAGGTGAAATTCTGGACCCACCGGTGTTTGAATTTTTCCTCAAAGACGATGCTCGCCACGACCCCATGATCAACGAATCGCACATCGCCACCTTTGGTTGGGCGACCGCAGCGGAAGTGACGCGGATGAAAGAGTTGACCCTGGCAGTGAATGCCGTACTGAAAAAACTGTTCGCAGACGGCGGTTTATTGTTGGTCGATTACAAATTGGAATTCGGTCGGTTCAACGGCGAAATTTTGTTGGGCGATGAGTTTTCGCCTGACGGTTGCCGTCTGTGGGATGCGCAAACGCTGGAGAAAATGGATAAGGATCGTTTTCGCCAGGACCTGGGTCACGTTATTGAAAGCTACGAGGAAGTTGGCCGTCGCATTGGCGTGCAATTCAGCTAACAGACTCTACACTTAAGCGACTGAATTTCTACAGCCGTAACAAAGGGGACGTTCTATGAAAATCTGGATAGCCGCCGCTACCGCTACCTTGGCAGCACCCATGGCATGGTCAGCACCGCTGATCGATCTGACTGGCAGTGTCGGGTACAGCTTTAACAGCTTAAACGAAGGCACTTTGGCGAATAATTCGATTGATCTGAAAGGCAGTAACGCGACAACTGAACCTGTTGGTCTTAAACAGGAAGCGGAAAACGGTCTGTATGCCTATGCAAAAATCGGTTTGCCTGTACTGCCAGACATCGGTTTGAAATACGAAAGTTTGGTGAGCTCGGGTACTAACGAGTTGCTAACTACCATATCGTATGGTGGTGAATCGGAAACGTTCAGTGACGATGTGGATTCCGAACTGGATATGAGCTATCTGGATATCTCGTTGACTTATGGCTTTCCGTTGCCTTTGTCCACGGTAGATTTTGGTTTGAACTTTCGGTCAATGATTGGTGGCTTTACCGCCGAAGCACAAAATGCCGATCAATCTATCGACGCCCCCTTTGAAATTGAAGGCGCTCCGTTGATCGTGCCGATGCTGTATCTGAGCGGTTCTTTTGCCCCGCCGATTCCTTCAGCTGACGTTCTGCTTAGTGGCGAACTGAAAACACTTCCGCTGGGCGACACTGGCATTACCGATTGGAATCTGAAAGCAACCTACTTTGCGCCGCTGCCGACCAACGCCTTGGGTAAACTGGGTGTTGAAGGTGGTTACCGCAATTACAGCCTGAAGATTGGCGATTCCACTTTGGGTGCGGACACCGAAGATTTCGTCTCCGACGTGAGTTATTCCGGTTTCTTCCTGGGCGCGACTGTTCAGTTCTAATCCGTGAATCAGACCTAAAAAGCCTCCATCGGGAGGCTTTTTTATTTCAGGCGCATCCAATTGCAGATTAAGCGTCGTCTTATTCATTGATCGCGCAAGAGCAACTGCAATCGGTTGCGCGGGATTCCCATCAGTATCGAATGGCCGCCCAGCTTGCTGAGGCGGCATTTTTTTGTCCGATATAAACAACGGACGCCGGTTTACGGTTGATCCGGCCAGAGTCTTTGAAAACTCCATCGCAATTCGTCCGCGAACGACAGCCGCAAGGCGGAAAATTCAGCGCGGTCGGCGTGGTCCGCCAACACGGGCGGCCATTGCAGCAACTGCCACAAACCAAGCATGGCGGCATAGGCGTGCAATAAGCCACGGCTGCCGTCGCCGGTCTTTAGGCCATAGGTGTTATCCAACCAGGTACCGGTGCTGACCAGAGCATCGGCCAGTTCCCGTTTGAAGTGCATCAAAGTTGGTTGATCCAGATTTTGCTGCAAGGTGGCGTGTAATTGCGCGGAAAGCGGCATGAAACTGGGTTCGGCCTCGATGTAGCTCAGGGCGTGGTGGCACAACAACTCCGCCAGTGAGTCGGGTGCAGCGCTCTGCCGCAACTGAGTCAGCAAGCGGTTGAGGTGCTCGCCCAGCAAACCCAGGAAGATCGCTTCCTTGCTGTCGAAATACAGATAGACCGTGCCTTTAGCGACACCGGCGGCTTCGGCCACCTGGGCTGTTGCCGGCATTTGATAGCCGTTGTCGACAAAACAATGCGCCGCGGCGTTGAGCAGCGCTTGTCGTCGGGCGGCTTTTTGTTCAGGGGCGCGGGCGCGTTTCATGGGCGGCTCAATGCAGATCCGTTTGCATTGTGCCGCAAATGTTTGCGCTTCTCATCCGTCGTGGCGTTTCGGGTTGTCGCTGCGCTAGGCTTGATGCGATTAAACGTCGAGGGTTCGAGATGCAGGCGGTAATGACGGTCGAAGCGATCAAGGCTGCGGAGCAGCATTGGGCGCAGCGCCAGGGTGGCGAGACCTGGTCGCTGATGTTGAAAGCGGGCCAGGCGGTGGCGCGTCATGCCCGTCGCCATTGGCCGTCGGCACATCGGGTACTGATATTGGCTGGGCGCGGCAATAACGGAGGCGATGGTTATGTGGCTGCGACCGAATTGTTGTCAGCCGGGCTTG
This window harbors:
- a CDS encoding peroxiredoxin; this translates as MKLEVGHVVPDFVVPATNNKNVHLRALRGYKVLLYFYPKNHTPACTIETQNFGANYQRFRRQGILVFGVSRDDLESQEEFKRAQSLPFELISDSNEALCRMFGVLREKEMFGRQIHSLVRSTFLIDEDGQLIRAWRDVDAREHVHRLLDELNTGQDSRRTG
- the dapA gene encoding 4-hydroxy-tetrahydrodipicolinate synthase — encoded protein: MITGSIVALVTPMQADGSVSWEHLEQLIEFHIDNGTAAIVAVGTTGESSTLDMKEHEEVIRFTVDKCAGRIPVIAGTGGNSTREAMHLTRVAQAAGVDACLLVTPYYNKPTQEGLYQHYRTIAENVDVPQILYNVPGRTACDMQPETTLRLAEIRNIIGIKEATGNLDRARFLIENAPKDFAIYSGDDVTAMELMLLGGHGDISVTANVSPKAMSSLCAAAMAGDRELATRLNDLLMPLHTQLFVESNPIPVKWALHTMGLIPEGMRLPLTWLSQAHHETVRQALMEAGVI
- a CDS encoding MBL fold metallo-hydrolase yields the protein MRFTSLGSGSKGNATLIESGETRLLIDCGFGLRDVEERLHRRGVAPESLTAILVTHEHGDHLKGAPMLANRYRLPLYTTPGTARSFKTPVPTYQAINVHQSFRLGDIDVEPVTVPHDAREPSQFVFQAGNYRLGLLTDLGSVTSLVRERYRQCQALLLECNHDPRMLAEGPYPPSLKRRVGGDWGHLSNQQAADLLASLDLSVLRHLMISHISEKNNHPDLARAALDPVLAGATAVVQTLSQDDGCDWINLETV
- the purC gene encoding phosphoribosylaminoimidazolesuccinocarboxamide synthase codes for the protein MNKTGVLYAGKAKTVHTTEDPELLVLEFRNDTSAFDGEKIEQLERKGQVNNEFNAFIMQALQQAGINTHFVKALSPTESLVRNMKMIPVECVVRNRAAGSLVRRLGVAEGEILDPPVFEFFLKDDARHDPMINESHIATFGWATAAEVTRMKELTLAVNAVLKKLFADGGLLLVDYKLEFGRFNGEILLGDEFSPDGCRLWDAQTLEKMDKDRFRQDLGHVIESYEEVGRRIGVQFS
- a CDS encoding TetR/AcrR family transcriptional regulator, with amino-acid sequence MKRARAPEQKAARRQALLNAAAHCFVDNGYQMPATAQVAEAAGVAKGTVYLYFDSKEAIFLGLLGEHLNRLLTQLRQSAAPDSLAELLCHHALSYIEAEPSFMPLSAQLHATLQQNLDQPTLMHFKRELADALVSTGTWLDNTYGLKTGDGSRGLLHAYAAMLGLWQLLQWPPVLADHADRAEFSALRLSFADELRWSFQRLWPDQP